A genomic segment from Actinomyces lilanjuaniae encodes:
- a CDS encoding toxin — translation MPDLRSSARRHYRRDRLDDDAVRYAAAHVLSSRPLDDEDDPRRWLMIAVDPAGRLLELVTLVYDDGYELVIHAMKARPQYLDDL, via the coding sequence GTGCCTGACCTGCGCTCCTCAGCGCGCAGGCACTACCGCCGTGACCGGCTCGATGACGACGCTGTCCGCTACGCGGCCGCCCACGTGCTGAGCTCACGCCCTCTTGACGACGAGGACGACCCGCGCCGCTGGCTCATGATCGCTGTCGACCCGGCTGGTCGCCTCCTGGAGCTCGTCACCCTCGTCTACGACGACGGCTACGAGCTGGTCATCCACGCCATGAAGGCCCGGCCCCAGTACCTCGACGACCTGTAG
- a CDS encoding ribbon-helix-helix protein, CopG family has product MGEHLLRGRTVSDEQIQAWADEAEAGYDLSRLPRPRRGRPPVGQGPGTVVPVRLDEATLAALTARAEAEGLATRSDAVRAAVRQWVGSA; this is encoded by the coding sequence GTGGGTGAGCACCTTCTGCGCGGCAGGACCGTGAGCGACGAGCAGATCCAGGCCTGGGCCGACGAGGCCGAGGCCGGGTACGACCTGTCGAGGCTGCCCAGGCCGCGCCGTGGCCGCCCACCGGTGGGACAAGGCCCCGGAACGGTCGTGCCGGTCCGTCTCGACGAGGCCACCCTCGCGGCCCTGACGGCCAGGGCCGAGGCCGAGGGCCTGGCCACGCGCTCGGACGCGGTCCGGGCCGCCGTGCGCCAGTGGGTGGGCAGTGCCTGA
- the rpmF gene encoding 50S ribosomal protein L32, whose amino-acid sequence MAVPKRRMSRSNTRNRRSQWKAKLPRLQTIRVNGRDITVPSRLAKAYRTGLIEY is encoded by the coding sequence ATGGCAGTGCCGAAGCGGAGGATGTCCCGTAGCAACACCCGCAACCGTCGCTCGCAGTGGAAGGCCAAGCTTCCTCGGCTGCAGACGATCCGGGTCAACGGACGGGACATCACGGTGCCGTCCCGCCTGGCCAAGGCCTACAGGACCGGCCTCATCGAGTACTGA
- a CDS encoding SdpI family protein, with the protein MGGLVRGELLGAGLLVAAFIPVLLWMFVVCRRGTLPRSGIVGIRTWNVLKSERTWTEIHRRYAVIFLVDGLLLGVAALLFFLGGMSFIEPEVVGGQLVWVAVLIIVVTIVSAISAEIHAWILNRQAQPTGDDARVK; encoded by the coding sequence GTGGGTGGTCTTGTGCGTGGTGAACTCCTTGGGGCGGGGTTGCTTGTTGCTGCATTCATCCCAGTTCTTCTGTGGATGTTTGTGGTGTGCAGGAGAGGCACTCTCCCGCGTAGTGGGATTGTTGGTATACGGACGTGGAACGTCCTCAAGTCGGAAAGAACCTGGACGGAGATACACAGGCGTTATGCAGTGATATTCCTGGTGGACGGACTGTTGCTCGGCGTAGCCGCGCTTCTATTTTTCCTTGGTGGCATGTCTTTTATTGAGCCTGAGGTAGTTGGAGGTCAGCTCGTCTGGGTAGCGGTGCTAATAATTGTTGTCACAATTGTGTCTGCCATCTCTGCTGAGATACACGCATGGATTTTGAACCGTCAGGCTCAGCCTACGGGGGATGATGCGCGGGTTAAGTAG
- a CDS encoding ATP-binding cassette domain-containing protein, whose translation MAKHVATRGRYPPLALARVRRDRSTSLLRLRYIVPLTLLVIANVLTVIIPGTTAGTLAVFASGEVYSDYLLALVAVTLGQLLFSSLGGYMLARSAQNTLLEIRSSRLSPYLWACFKEDDRETRAADGAARLVNDAASGVDSGLLCATLFSRFVIVGSVSAYGLMRLNMWILLVAVTVALLSAATTGSTSPALATSIRQVQEGQADLISRYRDVLSKSPSVVLGDRGDRAVVLVRDRAEALRRIALRYSMITYLIGPATSFWTLTGQLAVLLIGGRSVQQAEMSFAEFVALSMYYTLLTPTITALPDFWSKLLVFRSARRRVTEFTTTPAIRHRPATSTRTEPVRRLDLYAQGRRICSLGKGDVLVVEGRSGAGKSYFLKSVIGTLETDGASIVLDGRHARSFLSARRLGAVYYVPQEAPVVFASLDDELGASPDLPAGENSGLARTLLSMTGLSYRLLPPYEGDIGFGGSELSGGERQRLSWVRAACSRRPVVILDEPTAHVDSEYAHVFADILRSYLSDKIVVIATHDEMVKSMAQVRYQVVPAPSANVSATAHPQG comes from the coding sequence ATGGCAAAGCATGTTGCGACGAGAGGCCGCTACCCTCCCCTCGCTCTGGCTCGCGTGCGGCGGGACCGCTCCACCAGCCTGCTAAGGCTGCGGTACATAGTTCCGCTGACGCTGCTCGTTATCGCCAACGTGCTGACAGTCATTATCCCCGGAACAACGGCGGGAACGCTCGCGGTGTTTGCCAGCGGGGAGGTGTACAGCGACTACCTGCTGGCCCTGGTCGCCGTGACCCTGGGCCAGCTGCTCTTCTCCTCGCTAGGCGGGTACATGCTGGCGAGATCAGCCCAGAACACGCTCCTGGAGATCCGCTCCTCCAGGCTCAGCCCCTACCTGTGGGCGTGCTTCAAGGAGGATGACCGTGAGACGCGCGCCGCCGACGGTGCCGCCCGCCTCGTCAACGACGCAGCCTCGGGAGTGGACTCGGGCCTGCTGTGCGCCACGCTGTTCTCCCGGTTCGTCATCGTCGGCAGTGTCAGCGCCTACGGCCTCATGAGGCTGAACATGTGGATTCTGCTGGTCGCGGTGACGGTGGCGCTGCTGTCCGCCGCGACCACGGGGTCCACCAGCCCAGCCTTGGCCACCTCGATCCGGCAGGTGCAGGAGGGGCAGGCGGACCTGATATCCCGCTACCGCGACGTGCTCTCCAAGTCGCCCTCAGTCGTCCTGGGCGACCGGGGGGACAGGGCAGTGGTCCTGGTACGTGACCGCGCGGAGGCGCTCAGGCGGATCGCGCTGCGGTACTCGATGATCACCTACCTCATCGGGCCCGCCACCTCCTTCTGGACCCTGACCGGGCAGCTGGCCGTCCTCCTGATCGGAGGCCGCTCGGTCCAGCAGGCAGAGATGAGTTTTGCCGAGTTCGTGGCCCTGTCGATGTACTACACCCTGCTGACACCCACCATCACCGCTCTGCCAGACTTCTGGTCCAAGCTGCTCGTGTTCCGGTCGGCACGAAGACGGGTGACAGAGTTTACGACCACTCCCGCCATAAGGCACAGACCTGCCACGAGCACGAGGACTGAGCCAGTCCGTCGGCTGGACCTGTATGCCCAGGGCAGACGGATCTGTTCGCTGGGCAAGGGAGACGTGCTTGTCGTCGAGGGGCGCTCTGGTGCCGGAAAGTCCTACTTCCTGAAGTCCGTCATCGGAACCCTGGAGACTGACGGGGCCAGCATCGTGCTTGACGGGCGCCACGCCAGGTCCTTCCTGTCGGCGCGGCGGCTGGGGGCCGTGTACTACGTGCCACAGGAGGCCCCCGTCGTCTTTGCCAGCCTCGACGACGAGCTGGGAGCTTCCCCTGACCTGCCAGCCGGGGAGAACAGCGGCCTTGCCAGGACCCTGCTCAGCATGACCGGCCTCAGCTACCGCCTCCTGCCTCCCTACGAGGGAGACATAGGATTTGGCGGCTCCGAGCTCTCCGGGGGCGAGAGGCAGCGCCTGTCGTGGGTGAGGGCGGCTTGCTCCCGCAGGCCCGTGGTTATCCTTGATGAGCCCACGGCACACGTCGACTCTGAGTACGCACACGTCTTTGCCGACATCCTCAGGTCCTACCTGTCCGACAAGATCGTTGTCATCGCCACGCACGATGAGATGGTCAAGTCGATGGCCCAGGTCAGGTACCAGGTGGTTCCTGCTCCCTCCGCCAATGTAAGCGCCACTGCGCACCCCCAGGGGTAA
- the tig gene encoding trigger factor, translating to MKTTVDNLDPSRIKLTVEVPYEELQPSLEAAYKEIGSQVQVPGFRPGHVPNRIIDQRVGRAAVIQEAVNNALPDLYQDALKTSERVPMVQPEVEVAELPNVSGANGGQLVFTAEVTVRPEITIPDLDSLELTVDAVEVSEEDVTEELDSLRARFGSLKSVSRKAKTGDFVTIDLTAVIDGEEVDSVSGVSYEIGKGNMLKGLDTALRGLKTGESTTFTTTLAGGEHEGEEADVTVTASAVKQRDLPAADDDFAQEASEFDTIEELREDLSKQVAQRRTSEQAVAARDALLEALREAIDFEVPQAVVDQEISRHLQAEGKEADDDHAKEIRDDVVSSVRDQIILDVLVEQVEVGVSQDELWEFLFQTAQQYGMEPAQFIQGAQQAGQMPNFVAEIARNKSLAVALRRVSVTDSAGQAVDLTEFIGSDEADSGGTGSETSDETDDAAGDSAGEDEAAQADDIVRTGGLVSQPDAPAEGEDVVEAEGSQDRD from the coding sequence GTGAAGACCACTGTCGACAACCTTGACCCCAGTCGCATCAAGCTGACCGTGGAGGTCCCCTACGAGGAGCTTCAGCCTAGCCTTGAGGCTGCCTACAAGGAGATCGGCTCCCAGGTCCAGGTGCCGGGGTTCCGCCCGGGCCACGTCCCCAACCGCATCATCGACCAGCGCGTGGGCCGGGCGGCCGTCATCCAGGAGGCCGTCAACAATGCCCTGCCGGACCTCTACCAGGACGCGCTGAAGACCTCTGAGCGGGTGCCGATGGTCCAGCCCGAGGTCGAGGTCGCCGAGCTGCCCAACGTCTCTGGTGCCAACGGCGGCCAGCTCGTCTTCACCGCTGAGGTCACGGTCCGCCCCGAGATCACCATCCCCGACCTGGACTCACTGGAGCTGACCGTGGACGCGGTCGAGGTCAGCGAGGAGGACGTCACCGAGGAGCTTGACAGCCTGCGTGCCCGGTTCGGCTCCCTGAAGTCCGTGAGCCGCAAGGCCAAGACCGGCGACTTTGTCACCATCGACCTCACGGCGGTCATCGACGGTGAGGAGGTGGACTCCGTCTCCGGCGTCTCCTACGAGATCGGCAAGGGCAACATGCTCAAGGGGCTGGACACCGCGCTGCGTGGCCTCAAGACCGGTGAGTCCACCACCTTCACCACCACGCTGGCTGGCGGTGAGCACGAGGGCGAGGAGGCTGACGTCACGGTCACGGCCTCCGCCGTCAAGCAGCGCGACCTCCCTGCGGCCGACGACGACTTCGCCCAGGAGGCCTCCGAGTTCGACACCATCGAGGAGCTGCGTGAGGACCTGTCCAAGCAGGTCGCCCAGCGCCGGACCAGCGAGCAGGCCGTGGCCGCCCGCGACGCCCTCCTGGAGGCCCTGCGTGAGGCCATCGACTTCGAGGTCCCGCAGGCCGTGGTTGACCAGGAGATCTCCCGCCACCTCCAGGCCGAGGGCAAGGAGGCTGATGACGACCACGCCAAGGAGATCCGCGACGACGTGGTCTCCAGCGTGCGCGACCAGATCATCCTCGACGTCCTCGTGGAGCAGGTGGAGGTCGGGGTCTCCCAGGACGAGTTGTGGGAGTTCCTTTTCCAGACCGCCCAGCAGTACGGGATGGAGCCCGCCCAGTTCATCCAGGGGGCACAGCAGGCCGGGCAGATGCCGAACTTCGTCGCGGAGATCGCCCGCAACAAGTCCCTGGCGGTGGCGCTGCGACGGGTGAGCGTCACCGACTCCGCAGGCCAGGCCGTGGACCTGACGGAGTTCATCGGCTCCGACGAGGCCGATAGCGGCGGCACGGGCAGCGAGACCAGTGACGAGACTGACGATGCTGCTGGTGACTCCGCTGGGGAGGATGAGGCCGCGCAGGCTGACGACATCGTCAGGACGGGCGGGCTTGTCTCCCAGCCTGACGCTCCTGCCGAGGGTGAGGACGTCGTCGAGGCCGAGGGCAGCCAGGACAGGGACTGA
- a CDS encoding cupin domain-containing protein, with translation MPTTPVSESLFRLGLNEALPISEEATTSRVVVNNDALRTVIFTFDAGQLLTEHASPRAVVVTLLEGEMDFSVGERTERMAAGDVIYLAPGERHALTAVTPCRMQLVMVEDRTSPRE, from the coding sequence ATGCCTACGACACCCGTCTCTGAATCCCTGTTCCGCCTGGGCCTCAACGAGGCCCTGCCGATCAGCGAGGAGGCAACCACCTCGCGCGTGGTCGTCAACAACGACGCCCTGCGCACCGTCATCTTCACCTTTGACGCGGGGCAGCTCCTGACCGAGCATGCCTCCCCCAGGGCTGTGGTGGTCACCCTCCTGGAGGGCGAGATGGACTTCTCGGTGGGCGAGCGCACCGAACGCATGGCCGCAGGCGACGTCATCTACCTGGCCCCAGGCGAGCGTCACGCGCTGACTGCGGTCACTCCCTGCCGTATGCAGCTGGTCATGGTCGAGGACAGGACCAGCCCCCGGGAGTGA
- a CDS encoding ATP-dependent Clp protease proteolytic subunit, translated as MSELYTPAAPRAADGNVAGLGLTDSIYNRLLKERIVWLGSEVRDDNANAICAQMLLLAAEDPKRDIYLYINSPGGSVTAGMAIYDTMQYVQPDVVTVATGLAASMGQFLLSAGAKGKRYLTPHARVLMHQPSGGAGGSATDIRINADLIIKMKHELAEITAANTGHSVEQVIADSDRDHWFSAQEALEYGFVDHIVRSSREIGQQNGED; from the coding sequence GTGAGCGAGCTCTACACGCCCGCCGCCCCCCGGGCGGCTGACGGCAACGTCGCGGGTCTCGGCCTGACCGACTCCATCTACAACCGCCTCCTCAAGGAGCGCATCGTCTGGCTCGGCTCCGAGGTGCGTGACGACAACGCCAACGCCATCTGCGCGCAGATGCTGCTGCTGGCTGCTGAGGACCCCAAGCGGGACATCTACCTCTACATCAACAGCCCCGGCGGGTCGGTGACCGCCGGGATGGCCATCTACGACACCATGCAGTACGTCCAGCCTGACGTGGTGACGGTGGCGACGGGCCTGGCCGCCTCCATGGGGCAGTTCCTGCTCTCGGCTGGCGCCAAGGGCAAGCGCTACCTCACCCCGCACGCCCGGGTGCTCATGCACCAGCCCTCCGGCGGTGCGGGAGGCTCTGCCACGGACATCCGTATCAACGCCGACCTCATCATCAAGATGAAGCACGAGCTGGCGGAGATCACCGCTGCCAACACCGGTCACAGCGTGGAGCAGGTCATCGCCGACTCCGACCGTGACCACTGGTTCTCCGCGCAGGAGGCCCTGGAGTACGGCTTCGTCGACCACATCGTGCGCTCAAGCCGGGAGATCGGCCAGCAGAACGGGGAGGACTGA
- a CDS encoding ATP-dependent Clp protease proteolytic subunit, with protein sequence MTTRPYFEAAARQLAQAATMPQSRYVLPQFEERTAYGFKRQDPYAKLFEDRIVFMGVQVDDASADDIMAQLLVLESQDPDGLITMYINSPGGSFTALTAIYDTMQYIKPQVQTVCLGQAASAAAVLLAAGSPGKRLALPNARVLIHQPAMEGMHGQASDIEIVANEIDRMRTWLEDTLSAHTGRDREEVHKDLERDTILTAEAARQYGIVDQVLSSRKAPSSPHSS encoded by the coding sequence ATGACCACCCGTCCCTACTTTGAGGCCGCGGCCCGCCAGCTCGCCCAGGCGGCCACCATGCCCCAGTCCCGCTACGTCCTGCCCCAGTTCGAGGAGCGCACCGCCTACGGCTTCAAGCGCCAGGACCCCTACGCCAAGCTCTTCGAGGACCGGATCGTCTTCATGGGCGTCCAGGTCGACGATGCCAGCGCCGACGACATCATGGCCCAGCTGCTGGTCCTGGAGTCCCAGGACCCTGACGGCCTCATCACCATGTACATCAACAGCCCCGGTGGCTCCTTCACCGCGCTCACGGCGATCTACGACACCATGCAGTACATCAAGCCCCAGGTGCAGACGGTATGCCTGGGCCAGGCGGCCTCGGCGGCCGCAGTACTGCTGGCGGCGGGGAGCCCGGGCAAGAGGCTGGCCCTGCCCAACGCCCGGGTGCTTATCCACCAGCCTGCCATGGAGGGCATGCACGGCCAGGCCAGTGACATCGAGATTGTCGCCAACGAGATCGACCGTATGCGGACCTGGCTGGAGGACACCCTGTCCGCCCACACCGGTCGTGACCGCGAGGAGGTCCACAAGGACCTGGAGCGCGACACGATCCTCACCGCTGAGGCGGCCAGGCAGTACGGCATCGTCGACCAGGTGCTGAGCTCGCGCAAGGCGCCGTCGTCGCCGCACTCCTCCTGA
- the clpX gene encoding ATP-dependent Clp protease ATP-binding subunit ClpX: MARNAESVDLLKCSFCGKSQKQVKKLIAGPGVYICDECIELCNEIVDEELGDSGAGVPLELPKPQEIFDFLNEYVIGQEAAKRAMSVAVYNHYKRVQVRERAVAEGDGLELGKSNILLLGPTGTGKTHLARTLARLLDVPFAIVDATALTEAGYVGEDVENILLKLIQAADGDVKRAEKGIIYIDEIDKIGRKAENPSITRDVSGEGVQQALLKIIEGTTASVPPGGGRKHPHQEFLEIDTTNILFIAAGAFAGIEDIVRQRQRKESGAQVVGFGAQLSAVGREDVLNSPVRPEDLHTFGLIPEFIGRLPVIATVQNLGVPELVRVMTEPKNALVAQYKYLFSLDGVELELTREAVEAVATLALKRQTGARGLTSIVEEVLGQAMFEVPSMPEVGRVVVDADAVTGGGRPRYEVGAGTLSSTSKAGERTRSA, from the coding sequence GTGGCACGAAACGCTGAGAGTGTCGACCTGCTCAAGTGCTCCTTCTGCGGGAAGAGCCAGAAGCAGGTCAAGAAGCTCATCGCAGGTCCCGGAGTCTATATCTGCGACGAGTGCATCGAGCTGTGCAACGAGATCGTGGACGAGGAGCTGGGTGACTCCGGCGCGGGAGTGCCGCTGGAGCTGCCCAAGCCGCAGGAGATCTTCGACTTCCTCAACGAGTACGTGATCGGCCAGGAGGCCGCCAAGCGCGCCATGAGCGTGGCTGTCTACAACCACTACAAGCGGGTCCAGGTGCGTGAGCGCGCCGTGGCCGAGGGCGACGGCCTGGAGCTGGGCAAGTCCAACATCCTCCTGCTGGGTCCCACCGGGACCGGAAAGACGCACCTGGCCAGGACTCTGGCCCGACTGCTGGACGTCCCCTTCGCCATCGTGGACGCTACCGCCCTGACAGAGGCCGGGTACGTGGGCGAGGATGTGGAGAACATCCTGCTCAAGCTCATCCAGGCGGCTGACGGTGACGTCAAGCGGGCTGAGAAGGGCATTATCTACATTGACGAGATCGACAAGATCGGTCGGAAGGCGGAGAATCCCTCCATCACCCGTGACGTCTCCGGCGAGGGTGTCCAGCAGGCGCTGCTCAAGATCATTGAGGGGACGACCGCCTCGGTGCCCCCCGGCGGCGGGCGTAAGCATCCCCACCAGGAGTTCCTGGAGATCGACACCACCAATATCCTGTTCATCGCCGCTGGTGCCTTCGCCGGCATCGAGGACATTGTGCGGCAGCGCCAGCGCAAGGAGTCCGGGGCGCAGGTCGTGGGCTTTGGCGCCCAGCTGTCCGCTGTGGGTCGGGAGGACGTCCTCAACTCGCCTGTGCGCCCCGAGGACCTCCACACCTTCGGCCTCATCCCCGAGTTCATCGGTCGCCTCCCGGTGATCGCCACGGTCCAGAACCTGGGTGTCCCCGAGCTGGTGCGGGTCATGACCGAGCCCAAGAACGCACTGGTGGCGCAGTACAAGTACCTGTTCAGCCTCGACGGCGTGGAGCTGGAGCTGACCCGCGAGGCCGTGGAGGCTGTGGCCACCCTGGCCCTGAAGCGCCAGACCGGTGCCCGGGGGCTGACCTCTATCGTGGAGGAGGTCCTGGGCCAGGCCATGTTTGAGGTCCCCTCCATGCCGGAGGTCGGCCGCGTGGTCGTTGACGCTGACGCCGTGACAGGAGGCGGCAGGCCCAGGTACGAGGTCGGCGCGGGCACACTGAGCTCGACGTCAAAGGCAGGAGAGAGGACCCGCAGCGCATGA
- a CDS encoding chorismate mutase produces MIKDVPPELARYRMTIDNLDAALVHLLAERFRCTQQVGRLKAELDLPPADTAREARQLERLRSLAADSGLDPAFAEKFYAFILAEVIQHHQEIRSGGGAWGAS; encoded by the coding sequence ATGATCAAGGACGTGCCTCCCGAGCTGGCCCGCTACCGGATGACAATCGACAACCTGGACGCTGCCCTGGTGCACCTGCTGGCCGAGCGCTTCCGCTGCACCCAGCAGGTGGGGCGGCTCAAGGCGGAGCTGGATCTTCCGCCCGCCGACACCGCCAGGGAGGCCCGGCAGCTGGAGCGGCTGAGGTCCCTGGCTGCCGACTCCGGCCTGGACCCGGCCTTCGCCGAGAAGTTCTACGCCTTCATCCTCGCCGAGGTGATCCAGCACCACCAGGAGATTCGGTCCGGAGGAGGAGCCTGGGGGGCATCCTGA
- a CDS encoding ABC transporter substrate-binding protein, giving the protein MVTLPRRRFMQGSALAAALAAAAACSSGSGSSGSSGGSGGEVAFEGTGPITWVQGKDNSGGMVQKRIDEWNELYPDEKVTLIELSAEADQQRQSMVQNAQTNSEAYDVISVDNVWVSEFAANQWIVELPADELKNDDIIQPVWDTGVYMDRFYAMPFATDAPVMFYRKDLLEEAGVEVPTTWEEVTAAVDAVRALPGHENIGGFGGQWAKYEGLTCNISEFIHTAGGAFYDDEGNLVINTPETVAGVKAAIDAFSGDYIPTKALEWMEEDGRNAFESDSLLFYRQWPYQYANNLENLGTDKFDVAALPTIGGNAFVPTLGGHNCAITTNCQNKATALKFIKWFTSEDSERYALDTQTLAPILGSLYEDEEMLEKFPYLPILKDSLDAAKGRPQAVAYGDVTAAIQDAVYPELQKGGSAEDAVAALESRLKDLA; this is encoded by the coding sequence ATGGTCACTCTTCCCCGTCGTCGCTTCATGCAGGGCTCCGCACTGGCCGCCGCTCTCGCTGCTGCGGCAGCCTGCTCCAGCGGCTCAGGTAGCTCGGGGTCCTCCGGGGGCTCCGGGGGCGAGGTCGCTTTCGAGGGCACTGGGCCGATCACGTGGGTCCAGGGCAAGGACAACTCCGGCGGGATGGTCCAGAAGCGTATTGACGAGTGGAACGAGCTCTACCCCGATGAGAAGGTCACTCTCATCGAGCTGTCCGCGGAGGCCGATCAGCAGCGCCAGTCCATGGTCCAGAACGCCCAGACCAACTCCGAGGCCTACGACGTCATCTCCGTGGACAACGTGTGGGTCTCGGAGTTCGCCGCCAACCAGTGGATCGTGGAGCTGCCCGCAGACGAGCTCAAGAACGATGACATTATCCAGCCCGTGTGGGACACCGGCGTCTACATGGACAGGTTCTACGCCATGCCCTTTGCCACCGACGCGCCGGTTATGTTCTACCGCAAGGACCTCCTGGAGGAGGCTGGGGTGGAGGTGCCCACCACCTGGGAGGAGGTCACCGCTGCGGTCGACGCCGTGCGTGCGCTGCCCGGGCACGAGAACATCGGGGGCTTTGGCGGGCAGTGGGCCAAGTACGAGGGCCTGACCTGCAACATCTCCGAGTTCATCCACACGGCGGGAGGTGCGTTCTACGACGACGAGGGCAACCTCGTCATCAACACCCCGGAGACGGTCGCCGGGGTCAAGGCGGCTATCGACGCCTTCAGCGGCGACTACATCCCCACCAAGGCCCTGGAGTGGATGGAGGAGGACGGGCGCAACGCCTTCGAGAGCGACTCCCTTCTCTTCTACCGGCAGTGGCCCTACCAGTACGCCAACAACCTGGAGAACCTCGGTACCGACAAGTTCGACGTCGCCGCGCTGCCCACCATCGGCGGCAACGCCTTTGTGCCCACCCTGGGTGGGCACAACTGCGCTATCACCACCAACTGCCAGAACAAGGCGACCGCCCTGAAGTTCATCAAGTGGTTCACCTCCGAGGACTCCGAGCGCTACGCCCTGGACACCCAGACCCTGGCACCCATCCTCGGCTCCCTCTATGAGGACGAGGAGATGCTGGAGAAGTTCCCCTACCTGCCGATCCTCAAGGACTCCCTGGACGCCGCCAAGGGCAGGCCGCAGGCGGTGGCCTACGGTGACGTCACCGCCGCGATCCAGGACGCGGTCTACCCCGAGCTCCAGAAGGGCGGGTCCGCTGAGGACGCGGTGGCCGCCCTGGAGTCCCGGCTCAAGGACCTGGCCTGA
- a CDS encoding carbohydrate ABC transporter permease, translating into MTATATDAPAQPRARRSRSKNARAQSRLAAILITPTILVLSVVIIFPVFQSIQQSFRGRAGLDPETGFVSDTEPFVGLDNYTSVFTSGGERFWPALYNTTLFGVVTVVLETILGVAMALIMHRAMRGRGIVRASILIPWAIPTAVSAILWGWIFNQEGVANAILGQHIMWASGDWSAKWAIIIADVWKTAPYIGLLTLAGLQVIPDEVYEAAKIDGASAWRRFTAITLPLVKPALVVAVLFRTLDALRMFDLPYILVGPRRSSVETLSMLVQDEASNLRYGSAAAYAVILFLYVFIIAFVFVRVLGADLGASTEPPRRSRGTRLSASAFLPGWRSGGADSRRMTPGPPTTP; encoded by the coding sequence ATGACAGCCACAGCCACCGACGCGCCCGCCCAGCCACGGGCTCGCAGGTCGCGGTCCAAGAACGCCAGGGCGCAGTCGCGCCTGGCCGCCATCCTCATCACCCCGACCATCCTGGTCCTCTCCGTCGTCATCATCTTTCCCGTCTTCCAGTCCATCCAGCAGTCCTTCCGCGGCCGGGCAGGCCTGGACCCGGAGACCGGATTCGTCTCCGACACCGAGCCGTTTGTCGGTCTGGACAACTACACCTCCGTCTTTACCTCAGGCGGTGAGCGCTTCTGGCCTGCCCTGTACAACACCACGCTCTTCGGTGTGGTCACCGTCGTCCTGGAGACCATCCTGGGCGTAGCCATGGCGCTCATCATGCACAGGGCGATGAGAGGACGGGGCATCGTACGCGCCTCCATCCTCATCCCCTGGGCGATCCCCACCGCCGTCTCGGCCATCCTGTGGGGATGGATCTTCAACCAGGAGGGCGTGGCCAACGCCATCTTGGGGCAGCACATCATGTGGGCCTCGGGGGACTGGAGCGCCAAGTGGGCCATCATCATCGCCGACGTGTGGAAGACCGCCCCCTACATCGGCCTGCTCACCCTGGCCGGCCTACAGGTCATCCCTGACGAGGTCTACGAGGCGGCCAAGATCGACGGCGCCAGCGCGTGGCGGCGATTCACCGCCATCACCCTGCCGCTGGTCAAGCCCGCCCTGGTGGTCGCCGTGCTCTTCCGCACCCTGGACGCGCTGCGCATGTTCGACCTGCCCTACATCCTCGTCGGCCCCAGGAGGTCAAGCGTGGAGACCCTGTCCATGCTGGTTCAGGACGAGGCCTCCAACCTGCGCTACGGAAGCGCCGCCGCCTACGCCGTGATCCTGTTCCTGTACGTGTTCATCATCGCCTTCGTGTTCGTCAGGGTCCTGGGTGCGGACCTAGGAGCCTCCACCGAGCCGCCTCGCCGCAGCCGGGGGACCAGGCTTTCCGCCTCCGCCTTCCTGCCCGGCTGGCGCTCGGGCGGGGCCGACTCCCGCAGGATGACACCGGGGCCACCCACCACACCCTGA